GCCGCGGGCGAGATCGGCCAATTCTGGGCGCTTGCAGCGCGATCGGCGCTTCAGCGTGGTAACGTCGGCAAGGCGACGGAATTGATCGTGCGCGGCTTCACGGGTGTCGATCTCTTGGACCGCGAGGCGCACGAGACCGCCTACCAGGCGTTCAAACAAATCGGCGACGACAAACAAGCGCTCACTCACCTCGAAGCGCTCAAGAACCTCGACGACCAGACGTCCAAGCTGGCCGCGTCAACCAACACCGCACTTGCCGCAGCGCGGTTCGATTTCGCCAACCAGGAATTGCGCATCGCCAAGCTGCGCAACGACGACCTGGCACGCAAGAACGCGTTCGAGCGCAGCCGCGTCGAGACGCAGCGGATGATCTTCGCGGCCGCCGCGATCGTAACGGTCATCGTCGTCGCACTGCTGGCGGCCAGCCTGATCGTGATCCGCCGTAGCCGCAACGAGGTGCGCGCCGCCAACGTCGATCTCGCCGCGAGCAACGTCGCGCTCGCCAAGGCGCTCGCCGCAAAGACCGAGTTCCTCGCGACCACCAGCCACGAGATCCGCACCCCGCTCAATGGCATTCTCGGGATGACTCAGGTGATGCTGGCCGACGCGAAACTCGACGGCGCGCTGCGCGACAGGATCGGCATCGTCCACTCCGCCGGCGTTACGATGCGCGCTCTCGTGGACGATATCCTCGACGTGGCGAAGATCGAGACCGGGAACCTCTCGGTCGAGCAGGCGCCGTTCGATCTCAAGGAGATGCTTCGCGATGTTTGTCGGTTGTGGCAGGAGCAGGCCCGCGACAAGGGGTTGAGCTTCGCGCTGGACCTCGAAGACGCGCCGCGTGGCATAGAGGGCGACGTGGCTCGGTTGCGGCAGATCGTGTTCAACCTCCTGTCCAATGCGATCAAGTTCACCGATGCGGGTACAATTCGGCTCGCCGTCACCACCGACGTCGACGGCACCGGCGAGCGGATGCGGATCGCGGTGAGTGACAATGGCATCGGCATCCCGGCCGACAAACTGGGTATGATTTTCGAGTCGTTCCGTCAGGTCGACGCCGGTACGACGCGCCGGTTCGGCGGCACCGGCCTTGGCCTGTCGATTTGCCGCAATCTCGCGCGCGCGATGGGCGGCGACGTTTCGGTCGAGAGCGTGGAGGGGCAGGGTTCGACCTTCACGGTCGACCTGCCGTGGATACGTGTCGCAGCGGCCGACCACGTCGCCGGGACCGGTTCGAACGGCTTGCTGATCGTCGATCGCAACCCGATCACGCGCGCGATGCTGCGCGCGATGCTGGCCCCACATGCAGGTAGCGTGTCGTTCGCGGCCAATGCGGCGGAGGCGACTGCGCGTCTCGGCGAGGGAGGCATCGCCCAGGTGCTGATCGACGATGCGACGATCAAGGCGGCAGACGATATCGCCGCGGCGTTGGAGGTAATCGGCGAGGCCGCCGTCGCGGCGGGAGCGTATACCACTTTGCTATGGTCGGCGCCCGATCCGCAGGACCATAAGCGCGCCAGTGATGCGATGATCGATCAACTGGTGCCTAAGCCGATCGCCGGCGCGCGACTGACCGAACTGATATACAGCCAAAACGAGCACAATGTGTCCGACACCGGGCTTGTAACGCGTGCGGCATGATCGGTAGTGAGCCTCTTATGAAGTGTGCACGGTCTCTTTCGTATTCCCTTGCCGGACCCCGGTCATGAGGATCCTGTTCGTCGAAGACGATCCGATGAATCGTCGGGTTGTCAACGACATGCTCGACGTTGCTGGCGCGGTGATGACCGGCGCCGAATCCGCAGAGATCGGGCTGGCCCTGATCGACGATAACGACTTCAATATCGTACTGCTCGATTTGCGCATGCCCGGCATGGATGGGCTGACCGCGCTCGAGCACATTCGCGGCCGAAAAGACGCAAAGGCCGACCTGCCCGTCATCGTGCTCACGGCCGACACGGCGATCGACTTGCGCGAGCGCTGTCTCGCCGCCGGCGCCGATGAAGTGCTGTTCAAGCCGGTCGCAATGGATTCGCTGTTCGACGCGATCGGTCGGGTGCTCGCCAAGGGGTATGGCGACGGTATGATCGCCTGAGCGCAAAAGTCGCTGGCCCGGCAGATGGCGAGCCGAGCTCAACCATCCGCCGGCGCTTCCGACAGACTTACGCTTCGTCGGTCGTCGACCCGCCAAGACCGACCGCTTCCTCGACCTTTTCGATCGCGTTCTCGATCACCTTGGGCTTACGCAGAGCGAATACAGCGGCACCCGCAGCCGCCACGGCAGCGACCGCGCCGCCAGCGATGGCGGCGGTGGACCAGCCGGTCTTCGCATCGGCTTTCTTGGCCGTCGTCGCCTTCGGCTTGGCTGGAGCCTTGGCGCGGACGGGCTTGGATGCGGTTTTCTTCGAAGCCGCTGGCTTGGTCGACGCGGGCTTAGGCGATGCCGCCTTGGCCGCCGCCGGCTTGCGCGCGGTCTTCTTGGTCGTGGTGGCTGGCTTGGTGTCGTCGTCGGCCATCGCTCTATCCTGTAATCGTTGAGCCACCGTAACGCACGGACGCCCACGAGTTTCCCTCGTCTTAACGGAACGGCGGCTCGTTGAACGCGCGCAGCTTGCGCGAGTGCAGTTTGGCGCCCTCGCGGCGGAGTTCCTCGCACGCTTCGATGCCGATCTTGAGATGCTCGGCGATCGCGCGCTCGTAGAAGCGGTTGGCTTGGCCCGGCAGCTTCAGCTCGCCGTGGAGCGGCTTGTCCGAGACGCACAACAACGTCCCGTAGGGCACACGGAAGCGATAGCCCTGCGCTGCGATCGTCGCGCTTTCCATGTCGATGCCGACCGCACGGCTGAGCGAGAAGCGCAGCGCTGACTTCGAGTAGCGCAGCTCCCAGTTGCGGTCATCCGTGGTGACGATCGTACCCGTGCGCAGCCGACGCTTAAGCTCCTCGCCCGACTGTCCGGAGATCGTCTCGGCCGCACGCGCCATCGCGAGCTGCACCTCGGCAATGGCGGGCACAGGGATTTCGGGCGGCAGCACGTCGTCGAGGACATGGTCGTCGCGCAGATAGGCGTGGGCGAGCACATAATCGCCGATTCGCTGGCTGGGCCGCAAACCGCCGCAATGGCCGATCATCAGCCATGCCTCCGGCCGCAGCACGGCGAGATGGTCGCAGATCGTCTTGGCGTTCGCCGGCCCTACGCCGATGTTGACCAAAGTGATGCCGGTGCCGTCCGCCGCCATCAGGTGATAGGCCGGCATCTGATGCCGCCGCCACGCGCTGGTATCCGCCATGAACGCTTCGACATCGTCGCCCGCGCGCAGCATCACCCCGCCCGCACCGGAGACCGCGACGAAGCGCGAGCCCTCGCCAAGCTGACCGAATGCCCAGCGAATGAATTCATCGACATAGCGGTGATAGTTGGTGAACAGTACGAAGCGCTGAACGTGCTCCGGCGGCGTGCCGGTATAATGCCGCAGCCGCGCGAGCGAGAAATCGGTGCGAAGGCCATCGAACAAAGCGAGCGGACGGATACCGTCGGGGATCGCGTACAGCCCGTCGGCGATCTCGTCACCGATATGCGCAAGTTCGGTCGCCGGGAAGTAGCGCGCCAGCTCGGTTGTGGAGATGGTATCGAGCCGCAGCGCATAGCCGGCGTCGAGCACATAGGGGAAGGGGATCTCCTGCCGACCCTCGACCGCCTCGACCGAGACGTCGTAATCCTCGATCAGCAAGGTGAGCTGCTCGGTCAGATAGTCGGAGAACATCGCCGGCTTGGTTACGCTGATCCGATATTCGCCCGCCGATACCAGCCGTCCGAACGAACGCGGGGGCACCGTCGTCGCGCCGCCGTCATAGCGGACGTGGATTTCGGGATAGGCGAAACTGCCATCGCTGCGGCTCGCCGGATCGGGTAATGTGCCGGTATCGAGATAGGCGTTCAACGCCGCCTGGAGCCGCGCGACCGAAGCGGCATAAAGCCGCTCCAGTTCGGCGACGATTTTCACGGCTGGGGTGGATGCTGTCGTCATCCACCGGGGCTAGAACAGCGCCGTTACGCTGGCAAGACAGCGCAAGCGACGCCGCTCTCGAAGCGGTCAGGCTTTCGCCTTGGCCTTGGTGCCCTTGGCCGGTGTCTCGTCTTCTTCGAGCAGCTTCGACACGCCATAAGCCGCGCCCGCGACGGTCGCTGCAACGCCGGCGCCGATCGCGGCCGCCGCAACGGGATGCTCCTTCACGGCCCCGATCGTCGTCTCGACCGCCTGGCCGATCGCATCCTTGGCCTGGCCGAGCAGCGACGCCGAGGTGTCGGCGACGGTCTTGGCGGCTTCCTGTGCGGTGGCGCTCGCCTGATCGATGATCGATTCGGTCGTGGGCGTATCGGTGTTGGCGCTAGCGTCGGTGTTGGTGGTGTCGGTCATGGAACAACCCTCCTCTGTGTCGCGCGATCAACGGATCGGGCGCGCGGGCGTTCCATGACCGCAATGACCAATCAGATTTCGTCGAGCAGATATTCGGCGGCGGAAACCTTGAACTCACCCGGCGCCTCGACATTGAGCTGCTCGACCACGCCGTCATTGACGAGCATCGAGAAACGCTGGCCGCGCGTGCCCATGCCAAACTTGGACGCGTCCATCGTCAGACCGAGCGCGGTGACGAAATCGGCGCTGCCGTCGGCGAGCATGGTGATGGCGTCGGCGCCCGAATCCTTGCTCCACGCCTTCAGCACGAACGCATCGTTGACGGCGGTGCAGGCGATCTCGTCGACGCCCTTCGCCTTCAGCGCGTCGATCTTGTCGACATAGCCGGGCAGATGGCGCGCCGAACAGGTCGGGGTATACGCGCCCGGCACCGAGAACACCGCGACCTTGCGGCCTGCGAAATAGTCGTCGGAGCTGATCTGGTCCGGCCCATCAGCGGTAACCTTGGTGAGCGTGACGCTGGGGATGCGGTCGCCGATGGTGATCGTCATGAAAATCTCCTTGGAAGGGTCGTCGCGCCTAAGTCGCCGCTTCACGATGGCATTTCAAGCGTGACGCTCGCGCGGGCCGGACTATGATCGCGCGGATGCAGACAGAAGTTTACCTCACCGGACAAATGCTGCTCGCGCTGCCGGGCATCGGCGATCCGCGTTTCGAACGTGCGGCAATCGCGATGTGCGCGCACGACGCGCATGGCGCGGTCGGTGTCGGCACCGGCGCGGTGATCGCTGATCTCGGGCTGCATGCGCTGCTGGCGCAGTTCGAGATCGCGCCCGGCGACGCGCCCGATGCGCCGGTGCATTTCGGCGGTCCGGTCGAGCCGCAGCGCGGTTTCGTGCTGCATACGTCCGATTGGGGCGGGCAGGATACGATCGACGTCGCCGGTCGCTGGTCGTTGTCGGGCACGATCGACGTGTTGCGCGCGATCGCCGAGGGTAAAGGGCCGAGCCGCTGGCTGGTCGCGCTCGGCTATGCCGGCTGGGGCGCGGGGCAGTTGGAGGGCGAACTCACCCGCCACGGCTGGTTCAACGCGCCGGCCGACGCCGATCTGCTGTTCGACAACCCGGCCGAGGCGCGGTGGGAGCGTGGTTTCAAGCGAATCGGCATCGATCCGCGTTTGCTCGGCAACGAAACCGGGCGGGCGTGAGCGCGATCGATCAGACGCGCACTAGCGCGTCGATCGCGCCTTGCAGGATATAGCTGGCCGCGAGCTTGTCGACTCGCTCGGCGCGTTTGGCGCGGCTGATATCCTCGGCGATCATCTGCCGCTCGACCGCCTGGGTCGACCACCGTTCGTCCCATAGCAGGATCGGCAGTTCGAGATCGGCGAGGTTGCGCGCGAAGGCGCGGGTGCTCTGTGAGCGCGGGCTTTCGCTGCCGTCGAGGTTGATCGGCAGGCCGATGACGAGGCCGGTGACGCGCTGCTCGGCGATCATGGCGACCAGCGCGACCTTGTCGGCGGTGAACTTGGTGCGCCGGATCAGCAGCGCGGGGGAGGCGAACGACCATTCCGAGTCGCATAAAGCGGTGCCGATCGTCTTGGTGCCGACATCAAGTCCGAGCAGGCGACCGCCGGTGGGGAGCGCCTCGCGGAAGGCGGCGGGGTCGGTGGTGATCATCGGCGTAAGTACCCGTTCGTGCTGAGCTTGTCGAAGCCTGTTCTGAGCGGCTGCTTGCCAGCCAGCCGAAGGGCACGTGCCCCGGAACACGCCCTTCGACAAGCTCAGGGCGAACGGTTGGTTATCGCGCCTCAAACGCCGCCAGCCGCCGCGCGGCATCGGCGCGGACGTTCGCCCAGAACAGGCTGTAATCGTAGACGTGGTAGTTGTTCCCCGGCAACACGAACCCGCCCATCGCCGGCGGCGCGCCGATCATCAGCAGCCCGCGCCCTGCACAGCGCGCGCCGACTCGACCCGCGACGATATCGGCGGTGCTCAGATCACTCGACGGCAGGAGCGTACCGCGATTGGCGGTGGCCGGCGCGGTTGCATCGGGCGTGCCGGTGAGCGGATTGGTACAGATCATCGCGCTGCCCTTGCGGGGCGCGCCGGTGAAGCCCGTCGAGGCATCGAACGTGTCGAGGATCAGCGACGGATCGGCCGGTTCGACGAAACTCTGCCACGACAGGATACAGCCGGCTTGAGCGGCACTCGTGCATTCGGGCAACCCCATGCGGGGCAGATCGGCGGTCCGCGACACCGGCCAGCCGACCACATAGGCAGCGACGATCCGCTTCGCGAGCGGCGTGCCGGCGATCTTCTCATGCAGCAGCCGCGTCAGATGCAGCGCGCCCTGGCTGTGGCCGGCGAGGATGATCGGCCGGTCACCCGCTTGCCGCAAGAACGCCTCGAACGCGGCGACGACATCGCGATAGGCGAAATCGAGCGCTTTCTGCGCGTCGGCCTGAGACGTCAGGAACGCTCCGAACGCCGCCTGCCGATAGCGTGGCGCCCAAATCGCGCCGATGCCGTTGAACGCGCTCGCCTGCCCCTTGAGGAAGATCGCCGCGCGCGCATTCGCCTCGGGGTCATCGAGCGGCGCGTTCCAATGGGTGCGGACCAGATATGACGTCGGGTGAATGAAGAACACCGCCGCCTGCGGCTGCGCGCCCGGCGTGTAGCCGGCCGGCGTCCACAGCGCCGGGTTGCCGGGCTTGTCCGGCCGCGCGAGCCACATCTTCGCGTCGTCGTAGGAGGGTGGCGGCGGTAACGCGTCGACGCCGCCCCCCGGCACCATCGTCATGCGCATGAACAGCGTCGGGAAGGCGTTGAGCGCGAAGCCCCCGGCGACCGTCAGCATGATGAGGACGGCAAACGCATACAGAAACTTACGTGCCATAGGGCGTGCTGGTCCATCACGGCGGGCGAGAGCCGAATGGTTGGCGCAAGGATGCGCATTACGCAATCGCCCGCGTAGAGGTTGATGGGTTCCGCTGGCGATGCTAGCCGCACGGCCATGTCAGTCGATATCGCCACCGTGAAGAAGATCGCGAGCCTTGCCCGCATCGCGATCACCGAAGAAGACGCCGCCCGGCTTGCGCCGGAGCTGGACAATATCATGGGCTGGATCGAGCAACTCGGCGAGGTGGACACCGCCGATGTCGCGCCGATGACCGCCGTGATCCCCAACCATCTGCGCCTGCGCGACGACGTCGTGACCGACGGCAACGTGCGCGACGCGGTGCTGGCGAACGCGCCGCAGGCGGAGCATGGCTTCTTCACCGTGCCGAAGGTGATCGAGTGATGACGGTACGACATCACTCGATCATCCCCGCGCAAGCGGGGATCCAGAAGACGAAGACTCTGCATGCGTGGCTCTGGACCCCCGCTTTCGCGGGGGAACGGGAAGGACTGAACCGATGACCGACCTCACCGATCTCGGCGTTGCCGCCATCCGCGACGGCGTTCGCGACGGCAGCTTCTCCGCGCGCGACGTTGCCGAAGCGTTCGTCGCCAAGGTCAGCGCCGCCAAGGCGCTCAACGCCTTCCTCGTCGAGACGCCCGATCATGCGCTCGCCGCCGCCGACGCGGCCGATGCCGCCAAGGCGGCGGGCGAGACGCTCAAGCCGCTCGCCGGCGTGCCGATCGGCATGAAGGATCTGTTCTGCACAAAGGGCGTGCCCGCCACCGCCGCCAGCCTGATCCTCGACGGCTTCACGCCGACGTATGAGTCAACCGTCTCGGGCAAATTGTTCGCGGCCGGCGCGGGAATGCTCGGCAAGCTCAACATGGACCAGTTCGCGATGGGCTCGTCGAACGAGACGAGCGCGTTCGGCAACGTCATATCGCCGTGGAAGCGCAACGATGGCGGTAATGCCGCGCTGACCCCCGGCGGCTCCTCGGGCGGTTCGGCGGCGGCGATCGCGGCGCGGCTGTGCCCGGGTGCGACCGGCACCGACACCGGCGGCTCGATCCGCCAGCCCGCCGCCTTCACCGGCATCGCCGGCATCAAGCCGACCTATGGCCGCTGCTCGCGCTGGGGCGTGGTGGCGTTCGCATCGTCGCTCGATCAGGCCGGGCCGATGGCGCATGACGTGCGCGACTGCGCGATCCTGCTCGAAGCGATGACCGGGTTCGACGCCAAGGACGCGACTTCGCTCGATCTGGCGGTGCCGGCGTGGGAAGCGGGATTGTCGGCCGATCTTCGCGGCAAGACGATCGGCATTCCCAAAGAGTATCGCGTCGAGGGCATGCCGCCCGAGATCGACGCGCTCTGGCAGCAGGGCATCGCCTGGATGAAGGACGCCGGCGCCGAGGTGATCGAGGTGTCGCTGCCGCATACGAAGTACGCGCTTCCGGCCTATTACATCATCGCGCCGGCGGAGGCGTCATCGAACCTCGCGCGTTATGATGGCGTGCGCTACGGCTTGCGTGATCTCCCCGAGGGCGCGAACCTGCAGGACATGTACGCCGCCACCCGCGCCGCCGGTTTCGGCGACGAGGTCAAGCGCCGCATCATGATAGGCACCTATGTGCTGTCGGCGGGCTTCTACGACGCCTATTTCACCCAGGCCTCCAAGGTCCGCACGCTGATCGCGCGCGATTTCGAACACGCTTTCCAGAAGTGCGACTATCTGCTGACCCCGACCGCACCGTCGGCGGCGTTCGCGCTCGGCGAGAAGCAGGCCGATCCGATCGCGATGTACCTCAACGACGTGTTCACCGTGCCTGCCTCGCTCGCCGGATTGCCGGCGATGAGCGTGCCGGGCGGGCTCGACGCGCAAGGGTTGCCGCTGGGCTTGCAGATCATCGGCCGCCCGCTCGACGAACAGGGCGTGCTCAACGCGGGGCTGGCGATCGAGCAACGCGCTGGCTTCATAGCGCGGCCGGAGGCGTGGTGGTGAGTTTGATCGGCGAGTCTCTGTTCGAGATCGCTGAAGCGGGAATCGTCTTTTTGTTTAGGCGTCTTAAGTTTGGCCGCATTTCGTCTAGGCCTTTAACGCGTAAACGGCAGAAAATTCTGGACCGGCGCGCCAATGAGCGTGCGAACAGACGGAAGAGCAGATGACTGAAGCCTCCACCTACACCATCACAGGCGAAACCGGCGAGTGGGAGGTCGTGGTCGGCCTCGAAGTCCATGCGCAGGTCACATCGAACGCCAAGCTGTTCTCGGGCGCGGCGACTGCGTTCGGGGCTGAGCCGAACACGCAGGTCAGCC
This genomic stretch from Sphingomonas panacis harbors:
- a CDS encoding ATP-binding protein, with translation MSIAFFNSRATRLLCVVMLWCALSLYPAAARAVSVGEQFDALVADAKAAMLVNPSQAIDKAKAAQQLAGALPGGRRTIGIAAAQWLQGEAYLRLGDVVHARPLIDQAFATASAGPATKLTGDILLSRGGLHTATAQVAAALTDYQKAHNLFRDLGETRSRAIALLSIALLYQEAGDYRTALRYYDQARDIYSADPQLLLSIFNNRGNALKELGRYDAAEQQFREAFTLAKTMHSPAFEARVLSNVARSQLRAGQLDAADRTISQGFAYRRAPDAAGEIGQFWALAARSALQRGNVGKATELIVRGFTGVDLLDREAHETAYQAFKQIGDDKQALTHLEALKNLDDQTSKLAASTNTALAAARFDFANQELRIAKLRNDDLARKNAFERSRVETQRMIFAAAAIVTVIVVALLAASLIVIRRSRNEVRAANVDLAASNVALAKALAAKTEFLATTSHEIRTPLNGILGMTQVMLADAKLDGALRDRIGIVHSAGVTMRALVDDILDVAKIETGNLSVEQAPFDLKEMLRDVCRLWQEQARDKGLSFALDLEDAPRGIEGDVARLRQIVFNLLSNAIKFTDAGTIRLAVTTDVDGTGERMRIAVSDNGIGIPADKLGMIFESFRQVDAGTTRRFGGTGLGLSICRNLARAMGGDVSVESVEGQGSTFTVDLPWIRVAAADHVAGTGSNGLLIVDRNPITRAMLRAMLAPHAGSVSFAANAAEATARLGEGGIAQVLIDDATIKAADDIAAALEVIGEAAVAAGAYTTLLWSAPDPQDHKRASDAMIDQLVPKPIAGARLTELIYSQNEHNVSDTGLVTRAA
- a CDS encoding response regulator, producing the protein MRILFVEDDPMNRRVVNDMLDVAGAVMTGAESAEIGLALIDDNDFNIVLLDLRMPGMDGLTALEHIRGRKDAKADLPVIVLTADTAIDLRERCLAAGADEVLFKPVAMDSLFDAIGRVLAKGYGDGMIA
- a CDS encoding AMP nucleosidase → MTTASTPAVKIVAELERLYAASVARLQAALNAYLDTGTLPDPASRSDGSFAYPEIHVRYDGGATTVPPRSFGRLVSAGEYRISVTKPAMFSDYLTEQLTLLIEDYDVSVEAVEGRQEIPFPYVLDAGYALRLDTISTTELARYFPATELAHIGDEIADGLYAIPDGIRPLALFDGLRTDFSLARLRHYTGTPPEHVQRFVLFTNYHRYVDEFIRWAFGQLGEGSRFVAVSGAGGVMLRAGDDVEAFMADTSAWRRHQMPAYHLMAADGTGITLVNIGVGPANAKTICDHLAVLRPEAWLMIGHCGGLRPSQRIGDYVLAHAYLRDDHVLDDVLPPEIPVPAIAEVQLAMARAAETISGQSGEELKRRLRTGTIVTTDDRNWELRYSKSALRFSLSRAVGIDMESATIAAQGYRFRVPYGTLLCVSDKPLHGELKLPGQANRFYERAIAEHLKIGIEACEELRREGAKLHSRKLRAFNEPPFR
- a CDS encoding peroxiredoxin, which gives rise to MTITIGDRIPSVTLTKVTADGPDQISSDDYFAGRKVAVFSVPGAYTPTCSARHLPGYVDKIDALKAKGVDEIACTAVNDAFVLKAWSKDSGADAITMLADGSADFVTALGLTMDASKFGMGTRGQRFSMLVNDGVVEQLNVEAPGEFKVSAAEYLLDEI
- a CDS encoding YqgE/AlgH family protein, with product MQTEVYLTGQMLLALPGIGDPRFERAAIAMCAHDAHGAVGVGTGAVIADLGLHALLAQFEIAPGDAPDAPVHFGGPVEPQRGFVLHTSDWGGQDTIDVAGRWSLSGTIDVLRAIAEGKGPSRWLVALGYAGWGAGQLEGELTRHGWFNAPADADLLFDNPAEARWERGFKRIGIDPRLLGNETGRA
- the ruvX gene encoding Holliday junction resolvase RuvX; this translates as MITTDPAAFREALPTGGRLLGLDVGTKTIGTALCDSEWSFASPALLIRRTKFTADKVALVAMIAEQRVTGLVIGLPINLDGSESPRSQSTRAFARNLADLELPILLWDERWSTQAVERQMIAEDISRAKRAERVDKLAASYILQGAIDALVRV
- a CDS encoding DUF3089 domain-containing protein encodes the protein MARKFLYAFAVLIMLTVAGGFALNAFPTLFMRMTMVPGGGVDALPPPPSYDDAKMWLARPDKPGNPALWTPAGYTPGAQPQAAVFFIHPTSYLVRTHWNAPLDDPEANARAAIFLKGQASAFNGIGAIWAPRYRQAAFGAFLTSQADAQKALDFAYRDVVAAFEAFLRQAGDRPIILAGHSQGALHLTRLLHEKIAGTPLAKRIVAAYVVGWPVSRTADLPRMGLPECTSAAQAGCILSWQSFVEPADPSLILDTFDASTGFTGAPRKGSAMICTNPLTGTPDATAPATANRGTLLPSSDLSTADIVAGRVGARCAGRGLLMIGAPPAMGGFVLPGNNYHVYDYSLFWANVRADAARRLAAFEAR
- the gatC gene encoding Asp-tRNA(Asn)/Glu-tRNA(Gln) amidotransferase subunit GatC, which produces MSVDIATVKKIASLARIAITEEDAARLAPELDNIMGWIEQLGEVDTADVAPMTAVIPNHLRLRDDVVTDGNVRDAVLANAPQAEHGFFTVPKVIE
- the gatA gene encoding Asp-tRNA(Asn)/Glu-tRNA(Gln) amidotransferase subunit GatA; this translates as MTDLTDLGVAAIRDGVRDGSFSARDVAEAFVAKVSAAKALNAFLVETPDHALAAADAADAAKAAGETLKPLAGVPIGMKDLFCTKGVPATAASLILDGFTPTYESTVSGKLFAAGAGMLGKLNMDQFAMGSSNETSAFGNVISPWKRNDGGNAALTPGGSSGGSAAAIAARLCPGATGTDTGGSIRQPAAFTGIAGIKPTYGRCSRWGVVAFASSLDQAGPMAHDVRDCAILLEAMTGFDAKDATSLDLAVPAWEAGLSADLRGKTIGIPKEYRVEGMPPEIDALWQQGIAWMKDAGAEVIEVSLPHTKYALPAYYIIAPAEASSNLARYDGVRYGLRDLPEGANLQDMYAATRAAGFGDEVKRRIMIGTYVLSAGFYDAYFTQASKVRTLIARDFEHAFQKCDYLLTPTAPSAAFALGEKQADPIAMYLNDVFTVPASLAGLPAMSVPGGLDAQGLPLGLQIIGRPLDEQGVLNAGLAIEQRAGFIARPEAWW